A single genomic interval of Salvelinus namaycush isolate Seneca unplaced genomic scaffold, SaNama_1.0 Scaffold3501, whole genome shotgun sequence harbors:
- the LOC120040420 gene encoding noelin-2-like: ELKGQMSQLRPLLSVIDQYRLDLQTLAVLRGEVLNLSIILTAIQEEVGAYDYEELQQRVLLLETRLHACMNKLGCGRLTGVSIPITVRASGSRFGSWMTDAMIPSSDSRTIKIEPSPPPRPRRTKPPSSSSQNQAPLLVLADRTPMTSQTARESPRPFTSPTYTCSSFRRQGMN; encoded by the exons GAGTTGAAGGGTCAGATGTCTCAGCTGCGCCCCCTGTTGTCGGTGATTGACCAGTACAGGTTAGACCTCCAGACCCTGGCCGTGCTCCGAGGGGAGGTCCTTAACCTGTCAATCATCCTGACAGCCATTCAGGAGGAGGTGGGGGCCTACGACTATGAAGAACTTCAACAGAGAGTGCTACTGCTGGAGACTAGGCTGCACGCCTGTATGAACAAACTGG gCTGTGGGAGATTAACAGGGGTGAGCATCCCTATCACTGTTAGAGCATCGGGTTCCCGCTTCGGATCCTGGATGACTGACGCCATGATACCCAGCTCCGACAGCAGG ACTATAAAGATAGAACCAAGCCCCCCTCCTCGTCCTCGCAGAACCAAGCCCCCCTCCTCGTCCTCGCAGAACCAAGCCCCCCTCCTCGTCCTCGCAGATAGAACACCCATGACGTCCCAGACCGCCAGAGAATCCCCCAGGCCGTTCACCAGCCCCACATATACATGCTCCAGTTTCAGACGACAAGGAATGAATG